In the Bradyrhizobium guangzhouense genome, one interval contains:
- the rpe gene encoding ribulose-phosphate 3-epimerase, which yields MTGEIIIAPSILAADFARLGEEIAAIDAAGADWIHCDIMDGHFVPNISFGADIVKAIRPATKKIFDVHLMIAPVDPYLEAFAKAGADVITIHAEAGPHLDRSLQAIRALGKKAGVSLCPSTSESALEYVLDRVDLVLVMTVNPGFGGQSFLASQLEKIARIRSMIGERPIRLEVDGGITRDNAAAVAAAGADTLVAGSAVFRGNSSADYAANIAAIRSAAEAGAARKLHDGSAPPVRTAERMLLR from the coding sequence ATGACCGGGGAGATCATCATCGCGCCGTCGATCCTGGCAGCGGATTTCGCCCGCCTCGGTGAGGAGATCGCGGCAATCGACGCTGCGGGCGCCGACTGGATCCATTGCGACATCATGGACGGCCACTTCGTCCCGAACATCAGTTTCGGCGCTGATATCGTCAAGGCGATCAGGCCCGCGACGAAGAAGATCTTCGACGTGCATTTGATGATCGCGCCTGTCGATCCCTATCTCGAGGCGTTCGCGAAGGCGGGCGCCGACGTCATTACCATTCATGCAGAAGCCGGTCCGCATCTCGACCGTTCGCTCCAGGCGATCCGCGCCCTCGGCAAGAAAGCCGGCGTCAGCCTGTGCCCGTCGACATCAGAGAGCGCGCTCGAATACGTGCTCGATCGTGTTGATCTGGTGCTGGTGATGACGGTCAACCCGGGCTTCGGCGGCCAATCATTCCTCGCCTCCCAGCTCGAGAAGATCGCACGCATCCGCAGCATGATCGGCGAACGGCCGATCCGGCTCGAGGTCGATGGCGGTATCACGCGCGACAATGCTGCTGCGGTCGCAGCGGCGGGCGCCGATACGCTGGTGGCGGGTTCCGCCGTGTTCCGAGGGAACAGCAGCGCCGACTATGCCGCCAACATCGCGGCCATCAGAAGCGCTGCTGAGGCTGGCGCAGCTCGGAAATTGCACGACGGTTCCGCGCCGCCGGTGCGCACCGCAGAACGCATGCTCCTCCGGTAG
- a CDS encoding form I ribulose bisphosphate carboxylase large subunit translates to MNAHAGTVRGKERYRSGTMEYARMGYWEPEYTPNDTDVIALFRVTPQDGVDPIEASAAVAGESSTATWTVVWTDRLTAAEKYRAKCYRVDPVPGTPGSYFAYIAYDLDLFEPGSIANLSASIIGNVFGFKPLKALRLEDMRFPVAYVKTFQGPATGIVVERERLDKFGRPLLGATVKPKLGLSGRNYGRVVYEALKGGLDFTKDDENINSQPFMHWRDRFLYCMEAVNRAQAASGEVKGTYLNVTAATMEDMYERAEFAKELGSVIVMIDLVIGYTAIQSMAKWARRNDMILHLHRAGHSTYTRQKSHGVSFRVIAKWMRLAGVDHIHAGTVVGKLEGDPNTTRGYYDVCREEFNPTRLEHGIFFDQSWASLNKMMPVASGGIHAGQMHQLLNLLGEDVVLQFGGGTIGHPMGIAAGAIANRVALEAMILARNEGRDYVHEGPEILAKAAQTCTPLKSALEVWKDVTFNYQSTDTPDFVPTALETV, encoded by the coding sequence ATGAATGCACATGCTGGAACCGTCCGCGGCAAAGAGCGCTATCGCTCGGGCACGATGGAATATGCGCGCATGGGCTATTGGGAGCCCGAATATACGCCAAATGACACCGACGTCATCGCGCTGTTCCGCGTCACGCCGCAGGATGGCGTCGATCCGATCGAGGCGTCGGCGGCGGTGGCCGGTGAGTCCTCCACCGCAACCTGGACCGTGGTGTGGACCGATCGCCTGACCGCCGCGGAAAAATACCGCGCCAAGTGCTATCGCGTCGATCCGGTCCCTGGCACGCCTGGCTCGTATTTCGCCTACATCGCCTATGACCTCGATCTGTTCGAGCCGGGCTCGATCGCCAACCTCTCGGCGTCCATCATCGGCAACGTCTTCGGCTTCAAGCCGCTGAAGGCGCTACGCCTGGAGGACATGCGTTTCCCGGTCGCGTATGTGAAGACGTTCCAGGGGCCTGCCACCGGCATCGTGGTCGAGCGCGAGCGGCTCGACAAGTTCGGCCGGCCGCTGCTCGGCGCAACCGTGAAGCCCAAGCTCGGCCTTTCGGGCCGCAATTACGGCCGCGTCGTCTATGAGGCGCTGAAGGGCGGGCTCGACTTCACCAAGGACGACGAGAACATCAATTCGCAGCCCTTCATGCACTGGCGCGATCGCTTCCTCTATTGCATGGAGGCGGTGAACCGCGCACAGGCCGCCTCCGGCGAGGTCAAGGGCACGTACCTCAACGTCACCGCTGCTACGATGGAGGACATGTACGAGCGCGCGGAGTTCGCCAAGGAGCTCGGCTCGGTCATCGTCATGATCGACCTCGTGATCGGCTACACCGCGATCCAGTCGATGGCGAAATGGGCGCGTCGCAACGACATGATCCTGCATCTGCACCGCGCCGGTCATTCGACCTATACGCGGCAGAAGAGCCACGGCGTGTCGTTCCGCGTCATCGCGAAATGGATGCGGCTCGCCGGCGTCGACCACATCCATGCCGGCACCGTGGTCGGCAAGCTCGAGGGCGATCCCAACACCACGCGCGGCTATTACGATGTTTGCCGCGAGGAGTTCAACCCGACCAGGCTCGAGCACGGCATCTTCTTCGATCAATCCTGGGCGAGCCTGAACAAGATGATGCCCGTCGCCTCCGGCGGCATCCATGCCGGCCAGATGCACCAACTGCTCAATCTGCTCGGTGAGGACGTCGTGCTGCAATTCGGCGGCGGCACCATCGGCCATCCCATGGGGATTGCGGCGGGCGCGATCGCCAACCGCGTGGCTCTGGAAGCGATGATCCTCGCCCGCAACGAGGGACGCGACTACGTCCATGAAGGCCCCGAGATCCTGGCCAAGGCCGCGCAGACCTGCACACCGCTGAAGTCCGCGCTCGAAGTCTGGAAGGACGTCACCTTCAACTATCAATCCACCGACACGCCGGACTTCGTGCCGACGGCGCTCGAAACCGTCTGA
- the tkt gene encoding transketolase, with product MNISVHADADLTAVAHSDLANAVRFLAVDAIETSQSGHPGLPMGMADVATVLFSRFLKFDSAHPSWPDRDRFVLSAGHGSMLLYALLHLTGGDVSLDDIKAFRQWGSKTPGHPEYGHTPGVETTTGPLGQGIATAVGMALAERMANARHGDGLVDHFTYVIAGDGCLMEGISQEAISLAGHLGLGRLIVLFDDNGISIDGPTSLATSDDQLARFAASGWSVRRVDGHDPEAVAQAIAEERETAKPSLIACRTIIGYGAPDRQGTEKAHGAPLGTEQAAAARRTLGWDYQPFVVPVTVAKAWRMIGQRGQVERLAWLDRYEDATPEQRDLFIEGRAVALPDAYARASAKLRERFATERPKLATRQASQQVLDAIAGTIPGLVGGSADLTHSNLTHAKTQAPVKREAFAGNYIHYGIREHGMAAAMNGLALHGGFIPYGGTFLAFSDYSRPAIRLAALMRLRVIHVMTHDSIGLGEDGPTHQPVEHLAALRVIPNLLVFRPADAVETLEAWDCALAAEDRPSVLCLSRQALPTFRSDARGKNRVARGAYLIVSPDGGRDVTLMATGSEVSIALEAARLLATEHVRAAVVSAPCFALFEEQPDDYRTAVLGTAPRVGVEAAVAGDWHRWIGTDGEFVGMRGFGASAPAPVLYREFGITAQSVAEAARRTIARARKP from the coding sequence ATGAACATCTCGGTTCATGCCGACGCCGACCTCACGGCGGTCGCGCACAGCGATCTCGCCAACGCCGTCCGCTTCCTCGCGGTCGATGCCATCGAGACCTCGCAATCAGGTCATCCCGGCCTGCCCATGGGCATGGCCGACGTCGCGACCGTGCTGTTCTCGCGCTTCCTCAAATTCGATTCCGCGCATCCGAGCTGGCCGGACCGGGATCGCTTCGTGCTGTCGGCCGGCCACGGCTCGATGCTGCTCTACGCCTTGCTGCATCTCACCGGCGGCGATGTCAGCCTCGACGACATCAAGGCCTTCAGGCAATGGGGATCCAAGACGCCGGGGCATCCGGAATATGGCCACACGCCCGGCGTCGAGACCACGACAGGACCGCTCGGGCAAGGGATCGCGACTGCGGTGGGTATGGCGCTCGCCGAGCGCATGGCCAATGCGCGGCACGGCGACGGCCTCGTCGATCACTTCACCTATGTGATCGCTGGCGACGGCTGCTTGATGGAAGGCATCAGCCAGGAGGCGATCTCGCTTGCCGGCCATCTCGGGCTCGGCCGCCTGATCGTGTTGTTCGATGACAACGGCATCTCGATTGATGGACCGACGTCGCTCGCGACCTCGGATGACCAACTGGCGCGCTTCGCTGCATCAGGCTGGTCGGTGCGTCGCGTCGACGGGCACGATCCCGAAGCCGTTGCGCAGGCGATCGCGGAAGAACGTGAAACCGCAAAGCCTTCGTTGATCGCCTGCCGCACCATCATCGGCTACGGCGCGCCGGACCGTCAGGGCACCGAGAAGGCGCATGGCGCTCCGCTCGGCACCGAGCAGGCCGCGGCGGCTCGGCGCACGCTGGGTTGGGACTATCAGCCCTTCGTCGTGCCTGTCACCGTCGCAAAGGCGTGGCGGATGATCGGGCAGCGCGGGCAGGTCGAACGCCTCGCCTGGCTCGACCGCTATGAAGACGCAACGCCGGAGCAGCGGGACCTCTTCATCGAGGGCAGGGCGGTTGCCCTGCCGGACGCCTATGCCCGGGCCTCGGCGAAATTGCGCGAGCGCTTTGCCACCGAGCGTCCCAAGCTGGCGACGCGGCAAGCCTCGCAGCAGGTGCTCGACGCCATCGCGGGGACCATTCCCGGCCTGGTCGGTGGCTCCGCGGACCTGACGCATTCGAATTTGACGCACGCCAAGACGCAGGCGCCTGTGAAGCGCGAGGCGTTCGCCGGCAACTACATCCATTATGGGATCCGCGAGCATGGCATGGCCGCCGCGATGAACGGCCTCGCGCTGCACGGCGGCTTCATTCCCTATGGCGGCACGTTCCTCGCGTTCTCCGATTATAGCCGGCCCGCGATCCGCCTTGCGGCCCTGATGCGGCTGCGCGTCATCCATGTGATGACGCACGACTCCATCGGACTCGGGGAGGATGGTCCGACGCATCAACCGGTCGAGCATCTTGCCGCGCTGCGCGTCATTCCCAACCTGCTGGTGTTTCGTCCCGCCGACGCGGTCGAGACGCTGGAGGCGTGGGACTGCGCACTGGCAGCAGAGGATCGTCCCTCCGTGCTGTGCCTGTCGCGCCAGGCGTTGCCGACCTTCCGCAGCGATGCGCGCGGCAAGAACCGCGTCGCGCGCGGCGCCTATCTGATCGTCTCGCCCGATGGCGGTCGCGACGTGACGTTGATGGCCACAGGTTCGGAGGTCTCGATCGCCCTCGAAGCCGCCCGCCTGCTTGCGACCGAGCATGTCCGCGCGGCTGTCGTGTCGGCACCGTGCTTCGCATTGTTCGAGGAACAGCCGGATGATTATCGCACCGCCGTTCTCGGCACCGCGCCGCGCGTCGGCGTCGAGGCGGCTGTCGCCGGCGATTGGCATCGCTGGATCGGCACGGACGGCGAGTTCGTCGGCATGCGCGGCTTCGGCGCTTCGGCGCCGGCGCCGGTGCTTTACCGCGAGTTCGGCATCACGGCGCAAAGCGTCGCTGAGGCCGCCCGGCGGACGATTGCCCGCGCTCGCAAGCCATAA
- the fba gene encoding class II fructose-bisphosphate aldolase (catalyzes the reversible aldol condensation of dihydroxyacetonephosphate and glyceraldehyde 3-phosphate in the Calvin cycle, glycolysis, and/or gluconeogenesis), which yields MARITLRQLLDHAATHGYAVPAFNINNMEQGIAIMQAAAEVDAPVIIQASRGARSYAGDLMLSHMIDALERTYPDIPLCMHQDHGNDEATCASAIAHGFTSVMMDGSLKADAKTAADYDYNVAITRRVVDLAHWVGASVEGELGVLGSLEHGGGEQEDGHGVEGKVSHDQLLTDPDQAVDFVRATKVDALAIAMGTSHGAYKFSRKPDGDILAMRVVEEIHRRLPNTHLVMHGSSSVPQPLQDMFNQFGGEMPQTWGVPVEEIVRGIKSGVRKVNIDTDCRLAMTAVFRKVAAQARSEFDPRKFLKPAMDAMRELCRDRFEQFGTAGHASKIKVIPMSEMARRYRAGELDPRAGTREPVAA from the coding sequence GTGGCCCGTATCACCCTTCGCCAATTGCTCGACCATGCCGCGACCCATGGCTACGCGGTGCCGGCGTTCAACATCAACAATATGGAGCAGGGCATCGCGATCATGCAGGCGGCGGCCGAGGTCGATGCGCCCGTCATCATCCAGGCCTCGCGCGGCGCGCGCAGCTATGCCGGCGATCTCATGCTTTCGCACATGATCGATGCGCTCGAGCGGACCTATCCGGATATCCCGCTCTGCATGCATCAGGACCACGGCAATGACGAGGCGACCTGCGCCTCGGCGATCGCGCACGGCTTCACCTCGGTGATGATGGACGGCTCGCTCAAGGCCGATGCCAAGACGGCCGCCGACTACGACTACAACGTCGCCATCACCCGCCGCGTCGTCGATCTCGCTCACTGGGTCGGCGCCTCCGTCGAAGGTGAGCTCGGCGTGCTCGGCTCGCTCGAACATGGCGGCGGCGAGCAGGAGGACGGTCACGGCGTCGAGGGCAAGGTCAGCCACGACCAGCTCTTGACCGACCCCGATCAGGCCGTCGATTTCGTCCGCGCCACCAAGGTCGATGCGCTCGCGATCGCGATGGGCACCTCGCACGGCGCCTACAAATTCAGCCGCAAGCCCGATGGCGATATCCTGGCGATGCGGGTGGTCGAGGAGATCCATCGCCGGCTGCCGAACACGCATCTGGTGATGCACGGCTCCTCGTCGGTGCCGCAGCCGCTCCAGGACATGTTCAACCAGTTCGGCGGCGAGATGCCGCAGACCTGGGGCGTGCCGGTGGAAGAGATCGTGCGCGGCATCAAGAGCGGCGTGCGCAAGGTCAACATCGACACGGATTGCCGCCTGGCGATGACCGCGGTGTTCCGGAAGGTGGCCGCGCAAGCGCGCTCCGAGTTCGATCCGCGCAAATTCCTCAAGCCGGCGATGGATGCGATGCGCGAGCTCTGCCGCGACCGTTTCGAGCAGTTCGGCACGGCGGGGCATGCCAGCAAGATCAAGGTCATCCCGATGAGCGAGATGGCACGACGCTACCGCGCCGGTGAGCTCGACCCGCGCGCCGGCACGCGCGAGCCGGTCGCAGCCTAG
- the cbbX gene encoding CbbX protein, producing the protein MLDMPNATTTEPAETSFDLRKEAEAAGITETLQQLEQELIGLKPVKSRVRQIASLLLIERIRQRAGLAAAPPTLHMSFTGNPGTGKTTVALRMAKILHGLGFVRRGQVISVTRDDLVGQYIGHTAPKTKEILKKAMGGVLFIDEAYYLHRPDNERDYGQESIEILLQVMENQREDLVVILAGYGERMTSFFASNPGFRSRIAHHIEFPDYAEAELLVIAELMLKERGYRFSAAAREAFERYIALRRTQPFFSNARSIRNAVDRIRLRQADRLVSDLDRMLDVADLETIDPIDVLASRVFSGGADARDAKP; encoded by the coding sequence ATGCTCGACATGCCCAACGCAACGACCACCGAGCCGGCCGAGACCAGCTTCGATCTTCGCAAGGAAGCCGAAGCGGCCGGGATCACCGAGACGCTGCAACAGCTCGAGCAGGAGCTGATCGGGCTCAAGCCGGTCAAGAGCCGCGTGCGCCAGATCGCCTCGCTCCTGCTGATCGAGCGTATCCGCCAGCGTGCGGGTCTGGCAGCCGCGCCGCCGACGCTGCACATGTCGTTCACCGGCAATCCCGGAACCGGCAAGACCACGGTGGCGCTGCGCATGGCAAAAATCCTGCACGGTCTCGGCTTCGTGCGGCGCGGGCAGGTGATCTCGGTGACGCGCGACGATCTGGTCGGGCAATATATCGGCCACACCGCGCCGAAGACCAAGGAGATCCTGAAGAAGGCGATGGGCGGCGTGCTGTTCATCGACGAGGCCTATTATCTGCACCGCCCGGACAACGAGCGCGACTATGGTCAGGAATCGATCGAGATCCTGCTCCAGGTGATGGAGAACCAGCGCGAGGACCTCGTGGTGATCCTGGCCGGCTATGGCGAGCGCATGACGAGCTTCTTCGCTTCCAATCCCGGCTTCCGCTCGCGCATCGCCCATCACATCGAATTTCCCGATTATGCCGAAGCCGAGCTGCTGGTCATCGCAGAGTTGATGCTGAAGGAGCGCGGCTATCGCTTCTCGGCGGCGGCACGCGAGGCGTTCGAGAGATACATTGCGCTGCGGCGGACCCAGCCGTTCTTCTCCAACGCGCGCTCGATCCGCAACGCGGTCGACCGCATCCGCCTGCGGCAGGCCGATCGGCTTGTGTCCGATCTCGACCGCATGCTCGACGTTGCCGATCTCGAAACCATCGATCCCATCGACGTCCTGGCGAGCCGCGTCTTCAGCGGCGGGGCGGATGCGCGGGATGCAAAGCCATGA
- a CDS encoding ribulose bisphosphate carboxylase small subunit, with protein sequence MKLTQGCFSFLPDLTDDQIYKQVQYCLANGWAVNIEFTDDPHPRSTYWEMWGLPMFDLQDAAGVMMELAECRRVYGDRYIRISGFDSSHGWESVRISFIVNRPKQEAEFELVRQEVGGRAIRYTTVRKPAAHAST encoded by the coding sequence ATGAAACTGACCCAGGGCTGCTTCTCGTTCCTGCCCGATCTGACCGACGACCAGATCTATAAGCAGGTTCAATACTGCCTCGCCAACGGCTGGGCGGTGAACATCGAGTTCACCGACGATCCGCATCCCCGCAGCACCTATTGGGAGATGTGGGGCCTGCCGATGTTCGATCTGCAGGACGCCGCCGGCGTGATGATGGAGCTCGCCGAATGCCGGCGCGTTTATGGCGACCGGTACATCCGTATCAGCGGTTTCGATTCCAGCCACGGTTGGGAATCGGTGCGGATCTCGTTCATCGTCAACCGGCCGAAGCAGGAGGCCGAGTTCGAGCTGGTGCGGCAGGAGGTCGGTGGCCGTGCGATTCGCTACACCACCGTGCGCAAGCCGGCCGCGCACGCATCGACCTGA